One window from the genome of Saccharomyces mikatae IFO 1815 strain IFO1815 genome assembly, chromosome: 6 encodes:
- the APL5 gene encoding Apl5p (similar to Saccharomyces cerevisiae APL5 (YPL195W); ancestral locus Anc_6.201) — protein MTSLYAPGTEDIRQRLRPFGFFFEKSLKDLIKGIRSHNDTPEKLDQFFKQVLSECRDEVNSPDLNSKTNAVLKLTYLEMYGFDMAWCNFHILEVMSSYKLQQKRVGYLAASQSFYKDSDILMLATNLLKKDLKYDGNNDVVKVGIALSGLSTIITPSLARDISDDLFTMLNSTKPYIRKKAITALFKVFLQYPEALRDNFDKFVSRLDDDDISVVSAAVSVICELSKKNPQPFIQLSPLLYEILVTIDNNWIIIRLLKLFTNLSQVEPKLRAKLLPKILELMDNTVATSVIYESVNCIIKGNMLEEDDFETAMACLERLHTFCDSQDPNLRYISCILFYKIGKINTDFISRFDQLIVRLLSDVDVSIRSKAIELIEGIVDEDNLKSVVQTLMKQFVDEDVVILQTGNVVYERSKRIPIVIPENYKIKMVNVIISICSAGNYLNVNDFEWYNAVIMDLAMLCQDVSDKTLGSKIGEQFRNLMIKVPSIREVTIANIIKLISNDDINRQLPTILRECIWCIGEFSVLVENGDDLIKVMIGNAGYYSHSVQEVLILALVKIFSNWCNNFHQDKIIEIESILKELIEFFENLSYSSTFEVQERSVEVLEFLRLSLEALEEDSESLPMLLSEVLPSFFNTYELAPIARGTQSNLTIDENLDLETPFLTKEVADQLLDDQKSDLMSDMISDISIEKQGESELIEYSDIPYEEKEKLNNPDNPFEVEREKERMANPYYLGEEDEGNINKSKDLLNLNEEDSTEQKPETIRLNRPGNTLNSLSLLTVKNGKTSKKGKKKNRVEVLSDQSVIEVISKKKDTVQKPHESHLTQASSKKDKINLRMHSELENFDFSNFEASSNVEKESQQNHTFREEEDLELNRLKAQLSLQANKDNCSDSEEVIVIKKKKKGKKAKSKTKLNAKTKRPPESNDLLRAQSTDV, from the coding sequence atgacATCTCTATATGCTCCTGGGACAGAGGATATCAGGCAAAGGTTACGTCCTTTTgggtttttctttgagaaatCACTGAAAGATCTGATTAAGGGTATTAGGTCACATAACGACACGCCAGAAAAACTAgaccaatttttcaagcaGGTGTTAAGTGAATGCCGTGATGAAGTGAACTCTCCAGATTTGAATTCGAAGACCAATGCTGTTCTCAAATTAACCTATTTGGAGATGTATGGTTTTGATATGGCATGGTGCAACTTCCATATTTTAGAGGTCATGAGTAGTTATAAACTACAGCAGAAACGTGTTGGTTATTTGGCTGCATCACAATCGTTTTACAAAGACTCTGATATTCTCATGCTTGCAACTaatttattaaaaaaagatttaaaGTATGATGGAAATAATGATGTTGTAAAAGTCGGCATTGCTTTGAGTGGTCTTTCTACTATAATTACCCCCTCATTAGCAAGAGATATATCTGATGATTTATTCACTATGCTGAACAGTACTAAACCATacataagaaaaaaagccatTACTGCATTGTTTAAGGTTTTTTTACAATACCCCGAGGCTTTGAGAGATAATTTCGATAAATTTGTTTCAAGActagatgatgatgatatatCTGTGGTTTCCGCCGCTGTTAGTGTTATTTGTGagctttcaaaaaagaaccCTCAACCGTTTATCCAACTTTCACCTTTATTGTACGAGATCTTAGTTACAATTGATAATAACTGGATAATCATTAGATTATTGAAGTTATTTACTAACCTGTCACAAGTAGAACCGAAACTAAGAGCAAAGTTATTACCGAAAATTCTAGAATTGATGGATAATACTGTTGCAACTTCCGTGATCTATGAATCCGTCAACTGTATTATCAAGGGGAACATGCTGGAAGAAGATGACTTTGAAACAGCAATGGCGTGTTTAGAAAGATTACACACATTTTGTGATTCTCAAGATCCAAATTTAAGATATATTAGCTGCATACTATTTTACAAGATCGGTAAAATTAATACAGATTTTATTTCTCGGTTTGACCAACTGATTGTACGCCTATTATCTGATGTCGACGTTTCAATTAGATCGAAGGCAATTGAACTGATCGAAGGTAttgttgatgaagataatTTGAAATCAGTTGTTCAAACATTGATGAAACAGTTCGTAGATGAAGATGTAGTCATCCTCCAAACTGGAAACGTCGTATATGAAAGGTCAAAGAGAATCCCCATCGTGATTCCAGAAAattacaaaataaaaatggtgAACGTTATTATATCAATTTGTTCAGCTGGAAACTATTTAAACGTTAACGACTTTGAATGGTACAATGCAGTAATAATGGATCTAGCGATGCTTTGCCAAGATGTATCCGATAAGACCCTTGGATCCAAAATAGGTGAACAGTTTAGAAATTTAATGATAAAAGTTCCCTCAATAAGGGAAGTGACTATTGCTAATATCATAAAATTGATTTCAAACGATGACATTAATAGACAGTTACCTACCATATTGAGAGAGTGTATCTGGTGCATTGGAGAGTTTTCTGTCTTAGTTGAAAATGGTGATGACCTAATAAAAGTAATGATTGGAAATGCCGGTTATTATTCTCACAGTGTACAGGAAGTGTTGATTTTAGCACTTGTCAAAATATTCAGCAATTGGTGTAACAACTTCCACCAGGataaaatcattgaaattgAGTCGATTTTAAAGGAGTTAATTGAGTTTTTCGAAAATTTGTCTTATTCGAGTACATTTGAAGTCCAAGAAAGAAGTGTCGAGGTTTTAGAATTCTTAAGACTAAGTTTAGAAGCTttagaagaagattcaGAGAGTTTACCAATGTTATTGAGCGAAGTTCTGCCAAGCTTTTTTAACACTTATGAACTTGCACCAATTGCACGTGGTACACAATCAAACTTGACAATAGACGAGAACCTTGATTTGGAGACTCCATTTTTGACCAAAGAGGTAGCTGATCAATTGTTAGATGATCAAAAAAGTGATTTGATGAGTGACATGATATCGGACATCTCAATTGAGAAGCAAGGTGAATCAGAACTCATTGAATATTCTGATATTCcgtatgaagaaaaagaaaaattgaataacCCTGACAATCCTTTTGAggttgaaagagaaaaggaacGAATGGCAAATCCTTATTACCTaggtgaagaagatgaaggaaacattaataaatctaaagatttattgaatttgaatGAAGAGGATAGTACTGAACAAAAGCCAGAAACTATTAGATTGAATAGACCTGGAAATACTCTGAATTCTTTAAGTTTACTCACGGTTAAAAATGGCAAGACAAGTAAGaagggaaagaagaagaacaggGTTGAAGTCTTATCTGATCAATCTGTTATTGAagttatttcaaaaaagaaagacaCTGTTCAGAAACCCCATGAAAGCCATTTAACTCAAGCATCATCGAAAAAGGACAAAATTAATTTGAGAATGCATTCCgaacttgaaaattttgacttttccaattttgAAGCATCAAGTAATGTAGAAAAAGAATCCCAACAAAATCACACCTTCagggaagaagaagacttAGAGTTAAACCGCTTAAAAGCCCAACTCAGTTTACAGGCCAATAAGGATAATTGTTCTGATTCTGAAGAAGTTATAgttataaaaaagaagaagaaaggaaaaaaggcAAAGTCGAAAACAAAACTAAACgcgaaaacaaaaagaccCCCAGAATCGAATGACTTGCTTCGAGCCCAAAGCACAGACGtgtaa
- the OXR1 gene encoding Oxr1p (similar to Saccharomyces cerevisiae OXR1 (YPL196W); ancestral locus Anc_6.203), with the protein MFGVKDAIFKIKRSLAGTDSSDSTAYTTASETSPQLKDSHNPFRNKTTSERTIVEDCSLPPVTLNGYSPSTKNKLLTPEMCDEIRTLMPTRIQLYTEWNLLYSLEQHGSSLHSLYSNVAPESKEYRRVGYVLVIKDRKNGIFGAYSNEAFHPNEHRQYTGNGECFLWKLDKVPDVNISEPKGKEEDEKEERWRFSGYPYTGVNEFAIYCTSEFLSMGAGDGHYGLLCDDGLLHGVSNPCQTYGNAVLSKEGSKFSIVALEVWRVG; encoded by the coding sequence ATGTTTGGCGTCAAAGACGCTATATTTAAGATCAAACGTTCCCTTGCGGGTACAGATTCCTCTGATTCCACCGCCTACACAACGGCAAGTGAAACTTCCCCTCAATTAAAAGATTCACATAACCCTTTTCGAAATAAAACAACGTCAGAGAGAACCATAGTTGAAGATTGTTCTCTACCACCGGTAACGTTGAATGGCTATTCACCTTCAACCAAAAACAAACTTCTTACTCCTGAAATGTGCGATGAGATACGAACTTTAATGCCTACAAGAATACAGTTGTACACAGAGTGGAACCTTCTATATAGTCTTGAGCAACACGGGTCTTCATTGCATTCCCTATATAGTAACGTTGCTCCAGAAAGTAAAGAGTATAGAAGGGTGGGATATGTATTAGTAATAAAGGATCgtaaaaatggaatctTCGGAGCTTACAGTAATGAAGCTTTTCATCCAAATGAACATAGGCAATATACGGGAAATGGAGAATGCTTTTTATGGAAACTAGATAAGGTACCCGATGTTAATATATCTGAGCCAAAAGGTAAAGAGGAAGACGAAAAAGAGGAGAGATGGAGGTTTTCAGGTTATCCTTACACAGGAGTTAACGAATTTGCTATATATTGTACATctgaatttctttcaatggGTGCAGGTGACGGACATTATGGCCTTTTGTGTGATGATGGCCTACTTCATGGGGTATCCAATCCTTGCCAAACATACGGTAATGCAGTTTTGAGCAAAGAAGGCAGTAAGTTCTCCATAGTAGCTTTAGAAGTATGGCGTGTAGGATAA
- the RPL7B gene encoding 60S ribosomal protein uL30 (similar to Saccharomyces cerevisiae RPL7A (YGL076C) and RPL7B (YPL198W); ancestral locus Anc_6.206), whose product MSSQKILTPESQLKKNKAQQKTAEQTAAERAVRKAANKEKRAIILERNSAYQKEYETAERDIIQAKRDAKAAGSYYVEAQHKLVFVVRIKGINKIPPKPRKVLQLLRLTRINSGTFVKVTKATLELLKLIEPYVAYGYPSYSTIRQLIYKRGFGKINKQRIPLSDNAIIEANLGQYGILSIDDLIHEIITVGPHFKQANNFLWPFKLSNPSGGWGVPRKFKHFIQGGSFGNREEFINKLIKAMN is encoded by the exons ATGTCTTCTCA aaaaatcttGACTCCTGAATCtcagttgaaaaagaataaagctCAACAGAAGACTGCAGAACAAACTGCAGCAGAAAGAGCTGTCCGTAAAGCT gccaacaaggaaaagagaGCTATcattttggaaagaaacTCTGCTTACCAAAAGGAATACGAAACTGCTGAAAGAGACATCATCCAAGCCAAGCGTGATGCAAAGGCTGCTGGTTCCTACTACGTCGAAGCTCAACACAAGTTGGTCTTTGTTGTCAGAATCAAGGGTATCAACAAGATCCCACCTAAGCCAAGAAAGGTCTTGCAATTGTTAAGATTGACCAGAATCAACTCTGGTACTTTCGTGAAAGTTACTAAGGCTACTTTGGAATTGTTGAAGTTGATCGAACCATACGTTGCCTACGGTTACCCATCCTACTCTACTATCAGACAATTAATCTACAAGAGAGGTTTCGGTAAGATCAACAAGCAAAGAATTCCTTTGTCCGACAACGCTATCATCGAAGCTAATTTGGGCCAATACGGTATCTTGTCCATAGACGATTTGATTCATGAAATCATAACTGTCGGTCCACACTTCAAACAAGCTAACAACTTCCTGTGGCCATTCAAATTGTCCAACCCATCCGGTGGTTGGGGTGTCCCAAGGAAGTTTAAGCACTTTATCCAAGGTGGTTCCTTCGGTAACCGTGAGGAATTTATCAATAAGTTGATCAAGGCTATGAACTAA
- the SMKI06G3080 gene encoding Smr domain-containing protein (similar to Saccharomyces cerevisiae YPL199C; ancestral locus Anc_6.207): MNGTGGVVVRTQNPVRDYNHSTDKEYQRLRKLADEAYKKRDQLSHESQTAYQQGDKKLAHELSEKSKSQLKVAEDYNMQAAEYVFVENNADSSSNEIDLHGLYVKEALFILQKRIKFAIDHNESQLNVIVGKGLHSQNGIAKLKPSIEEFCTKHGIRNHLEKKNSGVLVLELQGVQMPMDGSKVNVPVNQYNPQQQPHYNDNGGQPQGQVNTHNSNDNDNKDSTLTSILKIFCSCIQSLT, from the coding sequence ATGAACGGAACAGGTGGTGTAGTTGTCAGGACACAAAACCCTGTAAGGGATTATAACCACAGTACTGACAAAGAGTATCAAAGACTAAGAAAGCTAGCAGATGAAGCgtacaagaaaagagaCCAACTAAGCCATGAATCGCAAACCGCTTATCAACAAGGTGACAAGAAGCTAGCCCATGAACTGAGTGAAAAGAGTAAATCACAACTGAAAGTTGCGGAGGATTATAATATGCAAGCAGCGGAGTATGTGTTTGTTGAGAATAATGCTGACTCTTCCAGCAATGAGATTGATTTACATGGGTTGTACGTTAAAGAAGCTCTGTTTATTCTCCAGAAAAGAATCAAGTTCGCCATTGATCACAATGAATCACAATTAAACGTCATTGTTGGGAAAGGATTGCACTCTCAAAATGGCATAGCCAAGCTCAAACCATCAATTGAAGAGTTCTGTACTAAGCATGGTATCAGGAAccatttggaaaagaaaaattcaggAGTTTTGGTGCTCGAGTTGCAAGGCGTGCAAATGCCAATGGATGGTTCTAAAGTGAATGTTCCTGTTAATCAATACAATCCTCAGCAACAGCCTCATTATAATGATAATGGTGGTCAGCCTCAGGGTCAAGTCAATACTCATAATAGCAATGATAATGACAACAAAGACAGTACTTTGACTAGTATactgaaaatattttgtagCTGTATACAGAGTTTGACTTAA
- the CSM4 gene encoding Csm4p (similar to Saccharomyces cerevisiae MPS2 (YGL075C) and CSM4 (YPL200W); ancestral locus Anc_6.208) — protein MMEGPVSRKIAPRLSSRLVTWKRKQQSWLLGQKIATINNNYFYMQYELLYLTNEVMKWKEMITFLESQLSGITPNFVAERRPHDKKLFQNLIDDYNEQLNENNLVISILKSKPRISSFPIYLCDEAYSHFELAIAELDSLIIIFLFSLIFLWVSIEA, from the coding sequence ATGATGGAGGGGCCTGTATCAAGGAAAATCGCACCACGGTTATCCAGCCGACTGGTGACTTGGAAACGTAAGCAACAGTCATGGTTGCTGGGCCAAAAAATAGCGACAATAAACAATAACTATTTCTATATGCAATACGAACTCCTATATTTAACTAACGAAGTCATGAAATGGAAAGAGATGATTACCTTTTTGGAAAGTCAATTATCTGGCATAACACCCAATTTCGTGGCAGAAAGGCGGCCACATGACAAGAAATTATTTCAAAACCTAATAGACGATTATAATGAACAGCTGAACGAAAATAATTTAGTCATTTCCATCTTAAAAAGTAAACCTAGGATTTCATCATTCCCCATATATTTGTGTGATGAAGCGTACTCGCACTTTGAACTCGCCATCGCAGAGTTGGATTCTCtaattattatatttttgttttctttgatatttttgtgGGTTTCGATAGAAGCTTGA
- the YIG1 gene encoding Yig1p (similar to Saccharomyces cerevisiae YIG1 (YPL201C); ancestral locus Anc_6.210) gives MGIPMQIFQGGDKVLLCDRRKQNVCDERPGQYGCFTVNNDYPNLTEMIKEHIYRLVLNSFEGNSEDVGNLSEDEDQEEGEDNLRSSCGLEFVRINDYFSTHDLQSFESFRNFDRKYWIFYSDQADDKRLLLYDFIDQHFIFIKQQFHGQLNLLLSGKIICMDCNYDCSSDTVQILIGFQNGKLLKLCCDLNGNVNNHLLLKDSSTHTPRNEKHWSILNVWAGLLPHFVVSFSLKDGLLITSLDHQQNSGNFESFKTNLDLPRGLDTTANIKSVLNFPQFTLYRGNDLIFHCKNFLEPNDPMLNSEISLMLKMDESIQKIDYLLTTNHILLETNVRYLSIPIRAPIDNSTSAVSTADNNNIYPIFYKTQELHVYASRTKRQIANNGKYIFITEEHLYGTALSVYKYSSSFERWLFVGYLDIRAKYGIRSVKDLFASNSPSVNSPVVTILTEDNNIQTILLK, from the coding sequence ATGGGTATACCTATGCAAATATTTCAGGGCGGGGACAAGGTGCTATTATGCGACCGGAGAAAACAGAACGTATGTGATGAACGTCCGGGTCAGTATGGTTGTTTCACGGTAAATAATGATTATCCAAATTTGACAGAAATGATAAAGGAACATATATACCGACTCGTCTTGAATAGCTTCGAAGGGAATAGCGAGGATGTTGGAAACTTGTCCGAAGATGAAGatcaagaagaaggtgaagACAATCTTCGCAGTAGTTGTGGGTTGGAATTTGTACGAATTAATGATTACTTTTCTACCCATGATTTGcaaagttttgaaagttttagaaattttgataGAAAGTACtggattttttattctgATCAAGCAGACGACAAGAGGTTACTGCtatatgattttattgACCAgcatttcattttcatcaaacaACAATTCCACGGTCAGTTGAATTTGTTGCTATCAGGTAAAATAATATGTATGGACTGCAACTATGATTGTAGTTCAGATACAGTTCAAATCTTAATTGGTTTTCAGAATGGAAAGCTATTGAAGCTTTGTTGCGACTTGAACGGAAACGTTAATAATCACTTGCTTTTGAAGGATTCTTCAACTCACACTCCTcgaaatgaaaaacatTGGTCAATTTTGAATGTTTGGGCAGGTTTGTTGCCTCACTTCgttgtttcttttagttTGAAAGACGGGTTGCTAATAACTTCTTTGGATCACCAACAAAATAGcggaaattttgaaagcttCAAAACAAATCTTGATTTGCCCAGAGGTCTAGATACGACTGCAAACATCAAGTCTGTTTTGAATTTCCCTCAATTTACCTTATACAGGGGAAAtgatttgatttttcaCTGCAAGAATTTCTTGGAACCTAATGATCCCATGCTGAATAGCGAAATAAGTCTCATGCTCAAAATGGATGAATCCATCCAGAAAATTGACTACCTTTTGACAACGAACCATATTCTACTTGAAACAAACGTAAGATACCTATCAATTCCAATACGAGCCCCAATAGATAATTCAACTTCTGCCGTTTCCACTGCggacaataataatatttatCCAATCTTTTACAAAACGCAAGAGCTTCACGTTTATGCTTCAAGAACAAAGCGTCAGATAGCAAACAACGGaaagtatatttttataacCGAGGAGCATCTCTACGGGACTGCACTATCGGTATACAAATACTCTAGTTCTTTCGAGCGTTGGTTGTTCGTGGGCTATTTAGACATCAGGGCTAAGTATGGCATAAGAAGTGTAAAAGACCTTTTCGCTAGTAACAGCCCCTCTGTCAATAGTCCTGTAGTGACAATCCTCACTGAGGACAATAATATTCAAACGATTCTTCTCAAATAA
- the AFT2 gene encoding Aft2p (similar to Saccharomyces cerevisiae AFT1 (YGL071W) and AFT2 (YPL202C); ancestral locus Anc_6.211): MTAKSMKGIISVPLSVSKSGKMKLTASPDNLASMMSRDQNKLIHLDPVPPFKDRHEIKPWLQKIFYPQGIDIVIERSDTGKVTFKCRSVRSNGKLNPKSRGTSSRSHGCPFRIRAAYSVRLQKWNVVVINNIHAHELRFDLITKTDDYKKFKENLRQQNDVDAIKTFDELEYKASLNIPLVTPIISCDCGLTKEIEAFSNIFLPLSNSPLTSKKNSLKTSKNSVFKTKSRPMEKLKPKSKLKTKLDATLSTTGFLDNIETQSPCMPIGSEESLMNLNEIDFTNMFCNDSFASNSNQELMGLLTDFTPGPFSSCILPSTPTEPFSQNNMALAISESTVSSPNFMESNALYEEEINEIFKDAKSNTQTSIRETTTNLFKDKSDNLGMLNYNYKAMLNLNNDKLNDSKSIDPALISK; the protein is encoded by the coding sequence ATGACAGCAAAGTCGATGAAGGGCATAATATCGGTTCCATTGTCGGTGTCCAAATCAGGGAAAATGAAGCTAACTGCATCTCCAGATAACCTAGCATCCATGATGTCCAGAGATCAAAACAAACTTATACATTTAGACCCTGTTCCACCTTTTAAGGACAGGCATGAAATTAAACCATGGTTACAGAAAATATTCTATCCTCAAGGAATAGATATAGTTATTGAACGGTCAGATACTGGCAAAGTAACTTTCAAATGCAGGTCAGTACGATCGAACGGAAAGTTGAACCCTAAATCTAGGGGTACATCTTCAAGGTCGCATGGGTGCCCGTTCAGAATTAGAGCAGCCTATTCTGTGCGGTTACAAAAATGGAACGTTGTTgttataaataatatacatGCACATGAGTTGAGATTTGATTTAATTACTAAAACAGACGACTATAAAAAGTTCAAAGAAAACCTTCGTCAGCAAAATGACGTTGATGCTATCAAAACATTTGATGAATTGGAATATAAGGCAAGTTTAAATATACCACTCGTAACTCCAATTATCTCCTGTGACTGTGGTCTAACTAAGGAAATTGAAGCTTTCAGTAACATATTTCTCCCACTATCAAATTCCCCCTTGAcatccaaaaaaaattcactCAAAACGAGCAAAAACTCTGTCTTTAAAACAAAATCTAGACCAATGGAGAAGTTAAAACCGAAgtcaaaattgaaaacaaaattagaTGCAACATTAAGCACAACCGGATTTTTGGACAATATTGAGACGCAGAGTCCGTGCATGCCCATAGGAAGCGAAGAATCGTTAATGAACTTGAACGAAATTGATTTTACCAATATGTTTTGCAACGACAGTTTTGCCTCAAACTCTAATCAAGAGCTGATGGGACTTTTGACAGATTTCACCCCAGGGCCTTTTTCCTCTTGTATTCTCCCATCGACACCCACAGAGCCCTTTTCACAAAATAATATGGCCTTGGCCATATCAGAATCAACCGTATCTTCTCCAAATTTCATGGAATCAAACGCTCTCTATGAGGAGGAGATCAACgaaattttcaaagatgCCAAAAGTAACACACAAACTTCTATTAGAGAGACCACAACTAATTTATTCAAGGATAAAAGCGACAATCTCGGTATGCTGAACTACAACTACAAAGCCATGCTTAACCTCAACAATGATAAGTTAAATGACTCGAAGTCTATTGATCCGGCACTAATATCAAAGTGA
- the TPK2 gene encoding cAMP-dependent protein kinase catalytic subunit TPK2 (similar to Saccharomyces cerevisiae TPK2 (YPL203W); ancestral locus Anc_6.214): MEFVAEQTEPVGQSIQQQNINTYGGQGVPQLHHDLQQRQQQQQQRQHQQLLTSQLPQKSLVSKGKYTLHDFQIMRTLGTGSFGRVHLVRSVHNGRYYAIKVLKKQQVVKMKQVEHTNDERRMLKLVEHPFLIRMWGTFQDAKNIFMVMDYIEGGELFSLLRKSQRFPNPVAKFYAAEVILALEYLHAHNIIYRDLKPENILLDRNGHIKITDFGFAKEVQTVTWTLCGTPDYIAPEVITTKPYNKSVDWWSLGVLIYEMLAGYTPFYDTTPMKTYEKILQGKVIYPPYFHPDVVDLLSKLITADLTRRIGNLQSGSRDIKAHPWFSEVVWERLLAKDIETPYEPPITSGIGDTSLFDQYPEEQLDYGIQGDDPYAEYFQDF, encoded by the coding sequence ATGGAATTCGTTGCAGAACAAACTGAACCAGTGGGTCAATCAATCCAGCAgcaaaatataaatacatACGGCGGACAAGGCGTCCCACAACTGCATCATGACCTACAACAGcgacaacaacaacagcagcagcgTCAGCATCAGCAACTGCTGACATCTCAGTTGCCTCAGAAATCTCTGGTATCCAAGGGTAAATATACACTACACGATTTTCAGATAATGAGAACGCTTGGTACCGGATCTTTTGGTAGAGTTCATTTGGTGCGCTCCGTTCACAATGGACGGTATTATGCTataaaagttttgaaaaagcaacAGGTTGTCAAAATGAAGCAGGTTGAACATACCAACGACGAACGACGCATGCTAAAGCTTGTGGAACATCCATTTTTAATTAGAATGTGGGGGACGTTCCAGGATGctaaaaatatctttatGGTGATGGATTATATCGAAGGTGGAGAACTCTTCTCATTACTGAGGAAGTCTCAAAGATTTCCTAATCCCGTTGCAAAATTTTATGCTGCAGAAGTCATATTGGCGTTGGAGTACTTGCATGCCCATAATATCATCTATAGGGATTTAAAGCcagaaaatattttgttggaTCGAAATGGTCATATAAAGATAACCGACTTTGGGTTTGCCAAAGAGGTGCAAACAGTGACGTGGACTCTCTGTGGGACTCCGGATTATATTGCTCCTGAGGTTATCACAACAAAGCCATATAATAAATCCGTGGATTGGTGGTCTTTAGGTGTGCTAATCTACGAAATGTTAGCTGGTTATACGCCCTTTTACGATACTACGCCAATGAAGACGTATGAAAAGATTTTACAAGGTAAAGTAATATATCCACCATATTTTCACCCTGATGTCGTGGACCTACTAAGCAAACTGATCACTGCAGATTTAACAAGAAGAATTGGTAATTTACAAAGCGGATCCAGGGATATTAAAGCCCATCCATGGTTCAGTGAGGTTGTATGGGAAAGATTACTAGCAAAGGACATTGAGACACCATATGAGCCTCCCATCACGTCAGGTATCGGTGACACATCTTTATTTGATCAGTATCCTGAAGAACAGCTAGATTATGGTATTCAAGGTGATGACCCATATgctgaatattttcaagatttcTAA